A genome region from Streptomyces antimycoticus includes the following:
- the galK gene encoding galactokinase, giving the protein MTDEHGPGQATAGFHEVYGTDPEGVWAAPGRVNLIGEHTDYNDGFVMPLALPHTCLAAATPRTDGVLRLHSGDAPGGIVELRVEELAPVAGGAGGGDRGGWAAYPAGVVWALRDAGLLTGAAGGADLHFESTVPTGAGLSSSAALEVVTATALNDLYGLGLTPRRIAQLCQRAENVFVGVPCGIMDQMASACCTEGHALFLDARDLTQRQVPFDLAAEGLRLLVVDTRVKHELGDGAYANRRAACEAAAEALGLPALRDVPFDGLEATLAQLERLGYDETTRRRVRHVVTEDRRVEEVIELLDAGDTRRIGPVLTAGHASCRDDFEISCAELDLVVESANAAGALGARMTGGGFGGSAIVLVAEADAEAVGKAVTEAFGAAGHGAPRIFPAVPSAGARRL; this is encoded by the coding sequence GTGACGGACGAGCACGGCCCCGGGCAGGCCACGGCGGGGTTCCACGAGGTCTACGGCACCGACCCGGAGGGCGTCTGGGCGGCGCCGGGCCGGGTCAATCTGATCGGTGAGCACACCGACTACAACGACGGCTTCGTCATGCCGCTCGCCCTGCCCCACACCTGCCTGGCCGCCGCCACCCCGCGCACCGACGGGGTGCTGCGGCTCCACTCGGGCGACGCCCCGGGCGGAATCGTCGAGCTGCGGGTCGAGGAGCTGGCGCCGGTCGCGGGCGGGGCCGGCGGCGGCGACCGCGGCGGCTGGGCGGCCTATCCGGCCGGAGTGGTCTGGGCGCTGCGCGATGCGGGGCTGCTGACGGGCGCGGCCGGCGGTGCGGACCTGCACTTCGAGTCCACCGTGCCCACCGGCGCCGGGCTGTCGTCGTCCGCCGCGCTGGAGGTGGTCACGGCCACCGCGCTCAACGATCTGTACGGACTGGGGCTCACCCCGCGGCGCATCGCCCAGCTGTGCCAGCGCGCGGAGAACGTCTTCGTGGGCGTGCCCTGCGGGATCATGGACCAGATGGCGTCCGCGTGCTGCACCGAGGGACACGCCCTGTTCCTGGACGCCCGTGATCTCACCCAGCGCCAGGTGCCGTTCGACCTGGCGGCCGAGGGGCTGCGGCTGCTGGTGGTGGACACCCGCGTCAAGCACGAGCTGGGCGACGGCGCCTACGCGAACCGGCGGGCCGCCTGCGAGGCGGCCGCCGAGGCGCTCGGGTTGCCGGCGCTGCGCGATGTGCCCTTCGACGGGCTGGAGGCGACGCTCGCCCAGTTGGAGCGACTGGGCTACGACGAGACCACCCGGCGGCGGGTGCGCCATGTGGTGACCGAGGACCGCAGGGTCGAGGAGGTCATCGAGCTGCTCGACGCGGGGGACACGCGGCGTATCGGACCGGTGCTGACCGCCGGGCACGCCTCCTGCCGCGACGACTTCGAGATCTCCTGTGCCGAGCTCGACCTCGTCGTGGAGTCGGCGAACGCGGCGGGTGCGCTCGGGGCGCGGATGACCGGCGGCGGCTTCGGCGGCTCGGCCATCGTGCTGGTGGCGGAGGCGGATGCGGAGGCGGTGGGCAAGGCGGTGACCGAGGCGTTCGGCGCGGCAGGCCACGGGGCTCCGCGGATCTTCCCGGCGGTGCCCAGCGCCGGGGCGCGACGGCTGTAG
- a CDS encoding VOC family protein — MIAALDHVQLAAPPGSEPALRAYYGEALGMTEIPKPPALAAGGGLWFGCGPVQLHLGIEPDFRPSRKAHPGIRVIGIEAFAARLTGQGAEVVWDEKLPGHRRFYSADPVGNRLEFLEPIGHHPIG, encoded by the coding sequence ATGATCGCGGCCCTCGACCACGTCCAACTCGCCGCCCCGCCCGGCAGCGAGCCCGCGCTGCGCGCCTACTACGGCGAGGCGCTCGGCATGACCGAGATCCCCAAACCGCCCGCCCTGGCGGCAGGCGGCGGCCTGTGGTTCGGATGCGGCCCGGTCCAACTGCACCTGGGCATCGAGCCGGACTTCCGCCCCTCCCGCAAGGCCCACCCGGGTATCCGGGTCATCGGCATAGAAGCCTTCGCCGCCCGCCTCACCGGGCAGGGTGCCGAGGTCGTTTGGGACGAGAAGTTGCCAGGGCACCGCCGCTTCTACTCCGCGGACCCGGTCGGCAACCGGCTGGAGTTCCTGGAGCCGATCGGACACCACCCGATCGGATGA
- a CDS encoding MarR family winged helix-turn-helix transcriptional regulator, with the protein MEDEVDRLVAAWRRERPDLDVEPLEVLSRVSRLARHLDRARRIAFAEHNLEPWEFDVLTSLRRAGPPYQLSPGQLLTQTLVTSGTMTNRIDRLAKKGLVERGPDPSDRRGVLVRLTAEGRDRADQALAGLLDHEHAILAELSQAQRAELAALLRQLTAPFDNLPG; encoded by the coding sequence ATGGAGGACGAGGTCGATCGGCTGGTCGCGGCGTGGCGGCGGGAACGCCCCGACCTCGATGTGGAACCGCTGGAAGTGCTCAGCCGGGTCAGCAGGCTCGCCCGCCATCTGGACCGGGCGCGGCGGATCGCCTTCGCCGAGCACAATCTGGAGCCCTGGGAGTTCGACGTCCTGACGTCGCTGCGCCGGGCCGGGCCCCCGTATCAGCTCTCCCCCGGGCAGCTGCTGACCCAGACTCTGGTCACCTCGGGCACCATGACCAACCGCATCGACCGGCTCGCCAAGAAGGGGCTGGTCGAGCGGGGGCCCGACCCGAGTGACCGGCGCGGTGTGCTGGTGCGGCTGACCGCCGAGGGGCGTGACCGCGCCGATCAGGCACTGGCCGGGCTGCTGGACCATGAGCACGCCATTCTGGCCGAGCTCTCCCAGGCCCAGCGCGCCGAACTGGCCGCGCTGCTACGCCAGTTGACCGCCCCGTTCGACAATCTCCCCGGCTAG
- a CDS encoding response regulator transcription factor translates to MARIRVLVVDDHRIFAESLAAALAAEQDVDVAAAGSGPAALRCLERAAAEGRRFDILLVDADLGTAAEGAGPPLPVPAEVAYGGANGTPHNGIHGGPHGGPARVVNGRAADGIWLVGAVRSTQPGVRTVVLAERDDPRRAAVALQAGASGWVAKDCSLVRLLAVIRGVLREETHLPPALLTGVLRELTAARKHRTESERLVESLTPREREVLRCMVAGLGRKAVAERLFLSPHTVRTHMQNVLGKLGVHSTLAAVALARRAGVGPVDLAGEIVERGGQLA, encoded by the coding sequence GTGGCACGTATTCGGGTTCTCGTGGTTGACGACCATCGTATTTTCGCCGAGTCACTGGCCGCCGCCCTCGCGGCGGAACAGGACGTGGACGTGGCGGCGGCCGGCAGCGGTCCGGCGGCGCTGCGCTGTCTGGAGCGCGCCGCGGCGGAGGGGCGCCGCTTCGACATTCTGCTGGTCGACGCCGATCTGGGCACTGCCGCCGAGGGTGCGGGCCCACCGCTCCCGGTGCCGGCCGAGGTGGCCTACGGCGGGGCGAACGGCACGCCGCACAACGGCATCCACGGCGGGCCGCACGGCGGCCCCGCCCGGGTGGTGAACGGCCGGGCGGCCGACGGCATATGGCTCGTCGGCGCGGTCCGCTCCACCCAGCCGGGGGTGCGCACCGTGGTGCTGGCCGAGCGCGACGATCCGCGCCGCGCGGCGGTGGCGCTGCAGGCCGGGGCGTCCGGCTGGGTCGCCAAGGACTGCTCGCTGGTCCGGCTGCTCGCGGTCATCCGGGGGGTGCTCCGGGAGGAGACCCATCTGCCGCCCGCTCTGCTCACCGGCGTCCTGCGGGAGTTGACGGCCGCCCGTAAGCACCGCACCGAAAGCGAGCGCCTGGTCGAGTCGCTGACGCCGCGTGAGCGGGAGGTGCTGCGCTGCATGGTGGCCGGGCTCGGCCGCAAAGCCGTCGCCGAGCGGCTCTTCCTCTCCCCGCACACCGTCCGCACCCATATGCAGAATGTGCTGGGCAAGCTGGGCGTGCACTCCACGCTGGCGGCCGTGGCGCTGGCCCGGCGTGCCGGGGTGGGCCCGGTCGACCTAGCCGGGGAGATTGTCGAACGGGGCGGTCAACTGGCGTAG
- a CDS encoding trans-aconitate 2-methyltransferase encodes MTTAPNWDPRQYLRHAGHRTRPFLDLLARVPELPTSSGPGPGRPPRIADLGCGPGNVTVLLFDRWPDAHVTGLDNSAEMLAEAQPLAGPTTGGGRLDLRRTDVRNWAPDEPYDLIVSNAALQWIPGHPDSFGTWLAGLRPGGTFAFQVPGNFTAPSHTLLRDLCDAPEWRDRLADRLRDPASVLEPTEYLERLAALGCEVDAWETTYVQVLTGPDPVLDWVKGTALRPVLTALADDPPARDRFLAAYAALLRDAYPSGPHGTAFPFRRIFVVARTAQG; translated from the coding sequence ATGACCACCGCGCCCAACTGGGATCCCCGGCAGTATCTGCGCCACGCCGGCCACCGCACCCGCCCTTTCCTGGACCTGCTGGCCCGCGTCCCCGAGCTGCCCACCAGCTCCGGTCCCGGCCCCGGCCGCCCGCCCCGCATCGCCGACCTGGGCTGCGGCCCCGGCAACGTCACCGTCCTGCTCTTCGACCGCTGGCCCGACGCCCATGTCACCGGCCTGGACAACTCCGCCGAGATGCTCGCCGAGGCCCAGCCCCTCGCGGGCCCCACCACCGGCGGCGGCCGCCTCGACCTGCGCCGTACCGATGTGCGCAACTGGGCGCCGGACGAGCCCTACGACCTGATCGTCTCCAACGCCGCCCTCCAGTGGATTCCTGGCCACCCCGACTCCTTCGGCACCTGGCTGGCCGGACTGCGCCCCGGCGGCACCTTCGCCTTCCAGGTCCCCGGCAACTTCACCGCCCCCAGCCACACCCTGCTGCGCGACCTGTGCGACGCCCCCGAGTGGCGCGACCGCCTCGCCGACCGCCTCCGCGACCCCGCTTCCGTTCTGGAGCCGACCGAGTACCTGGAGCGCCTGGCCGCCCTCGGCTGCGAGGTCGACGCCTGGGAAACCACCTATGTGCAGGTCCTGACCGGCCCCGACCCCGTCCTCGACTGGGTCAAGGGCACCGCCCTGCGCCCGGTCCTGACCGCCCTCGCCGACGACCCGCCCGCCCGCGACCGCTTCCTCGCCGCCTACGCCGCACTCCTCCGCGACGCCTACCCCTCCGGCCCCCACGGCACGGCCTTCCCGTTCCGCCGCATCTTCGTCGTGGCCCGAACGGCCCAAGGATGA
- the galE gene encoding UDP-glucose 4-epimerase GalE, with translation MSNAQQKKYLVTGGAGYVGSVVAAHLLEAGHRVTVLDDLSTGHREGVPEGAEFIEGRIQDAGKWLDPTFDGVLHFAAFSQVGESVVNPEKYWVNNVGGTTELLAAMRDAGVRTLVFSSTAATYGEPDQVPITEDLPTAPTNPYGASKLAVDHMISGECAAHGLAAVSLRYFNVAGAYRAYGERHDPESHLIPLVLQVAQGRREAISVFGEDYPTPDGTCVRDYIHVADLADAHLLALGAASAGEHLICNLGNGNGFSVREVIETVRQVTGHPIPEIAAPRRGGDPAVLVASAERAKERLGWRPTRADLAGIVADAWEFAQRRESQ, from the coding sequence GTGAGCAATGCGCAGCAGAAGAAGTACCTGGTCACCGGCGGCGCCGGCTATGTCGGCAGCGTGGTCGCGGCGCATCTGCTCGAAGCCGGTCACCGGGTGACGGTGCTGGACGACCTGTCCACCGGGCACCGGGAGGGGGTCCCCGAGGGCGCGGAGTTCATCGAGGGCCGCATCCAGGACGCCGGCAAGTGGCTCGACCCCACCTTTGACGGCGTGCTGCACTTCGCGGCGTTCTCCCAGGTCGGCGAGTCCGTCGTCAACCCCGAGAAGTACTGGGTCAACAATGTGGGGGGCACCACCGAGCTGCTCGCCGCGATGCGCGACGCCGGGGTGCGCACCCTCGTCTTCTCCTCCACCGCCGCCACCTACGGCGAGCCCGACCAGGTCCCGATCACCGAGGACCTGCCGACCGCGCCCACCAACCCCTACGGTGCCAGCAAGCTCGCCGTCGACCACATGATCAGCGGCGAATGCGCCGCGCACGGGCTGGCCGCGGTCTCCCTGCGCTACTTCAACGTCGCGGGAGCCTACCGGGCCTACGGCGAGCGCCATGACCCCGAGTCCCACCTCATCCCCCTGGTGCTCCAGGTCGCCCAGGGCCGGCGCGAGGCGATCTCGGTCTTCGGCGAGGACTACCCCACCCCCGACGGCACCTGCGTCCGCGACTACATCCACGTCGCCGACCTCGCCGACGCCCATCTGCTCGCCCTCGGCGCGGCCTCCGCGGGCGAGCACCTGATCTGCAACCTCGGCAACGGCAACGGCTTCTCCGTCCGCGAGGTCATCGAGACGGTGCGCCAGGTCACCGGCCACCCCATCCCGGAGATCGCCGCCCCGCGCCGCGGCGGCGACCCGGCGGTCCTGGTGGCCTCCGCCGAGCGCGCCAAGGAGCGCCTGGGCTGGCGCCCGACCCGCGCCGACCTGGCCGGAATCGTCGCGGACGCATGGGAGTTCGCGCAGCGGAGGGAGAGTCAGTGA